A window from Rhea pennata isolate bPtePen1 chromosome 1, bPtePen1.pri, whole genome shotgun sequence encodes these proteins:
- the LOC134135633 gene encoding protein NPAT isoform X1 produces MLLPSDVARLVLGYLQQEKLLATCREFILESSDLKEYAEHCTEDGFIPACLLSLCGKNLTTILNEYVAMKTKETTNEVPAMMSSLWKKLDYTLSQIRSMQNSTGFSANQRARTRSGIVEMKRQRMLQQSAPLNSGLLSVAHQSGQPSSSSIVSTQVLHRPAINQNISQTRLNTLFVHQSQTQENKINTGDFIHIQVPGTQERKLHSNLLSPGRRKSESQKRRSIAASAPLSTSRSSQETDEIIVEKESEPLQEFIDGNFPQLVIENAREKILSNKSLQEKLAENINKILGSDGNITQAPKQADSGPTEQETSIDEILGLQGEIHMSEEAIQDILEQTESDPAFQALFDLFDYGKNKVNKNLPAGISGQNGEENTILVDENNLETLESSLGTEETSDNSRESLSCKDFHLEASCALKNSINSINDGDKKNTANEQLHGNCRPKKQTEMLKTVTTDQIGELEITFDSVPGLTESTNRQSSDSERNEHRGGTYGDKEPAALASESERAVESGKDTLSHNAQSSPGLEYVHSGSSQISLVSLANGTTAGENRTHSGSKCHLSPDPSLSEKTHIKSLSDGSPGRSVLLRKNNSPVSSQSVDSGKEQAVTSDTTTLPGILQQSSSHHANCQDRDKQSDCAVRSAAKISDHDKTDLQLEVTDTSNKPYSNDQRTLNKPCKKDLNLPSGLSNSEGTEVEMQEPSSSTKVDTDNIFFSSGDDACTEISVVSTENNLTTSDICHSALPETASSTDESGTEAKNIGGVSSSSQPMDVDSSNIMSLKIIISDDPFISSDTELNNAVSSITGENLPTIILSSPAKSPTKNTGLSKCLSSEDTEKNLDSALAEQNLLVLRPKEPVVSSVNTQNEDCTVFSVAGATNLSKEGGFIQLMPATSTAFGNSNNLYIATCMTDPTTLGTAVTPSNVVVLPGNSMPLAAQAPAVQQLRTPPRSSNTFAASQTVSPNFPQGSAIIIASPVQPVLQGMVGMIPLSVVGQNGNTFSAPARQVLHMPVANPVCNRSVPKLPIPPKSQKIPGPRNKTNTGKLVTSAAEPLSHPNSRTQRTGNSDKLTSAELGRKAEENLVVVPAENMSSNSRQSESHRRVLCFDNVLPTPGGNTQMQTPKNLPQKERNENTLFAVDSASSSAKAQVTKREKDKTLPRILCKPEVGSNRSVAAKEPQPERKVVTAALPLDPFHKTTANKENELRRDSDEKQKSQDTAKLSNGQQSVSLWNEKAASVQELNKKQGSLSNGNSKSAASVSLSSKEPKREAAKVSNQGLCLASPFTKQCVEMLQDIQWHSPTGKTVENGELPVPRTPSGVGDRHTDDTTDSVRTPTCRRFNEESTTPRIMVPPATPDLPACSPASETGSENSVSMAAHTLMILSRAAIARTSTATPLKDNTQQFRSLRSTVKKRKLDDLNEGERNSRSANRKDLQSSPTPSKKKKIKKKKLPNSFPAGMDVDKFLLSLHYDE; encoded by the exons GGTATTTACAACAGGAAAAGCTTTTAGCTACCTGCCgtgaatttattttagaaagctcAGATTTGAAAGAATATGCAGAGCACTGTACAGAGGATGGGTTTATTCCGGCCTGCTTGCTG tcCCTGTGTGGAAAAAACTTGACAACCATTCTTAATGAGTATGTAGCCATGAAAACAAAAG aaacaacaAATGAAGTTCCAGCAATGATGTCATCTCTGTGGAAAAAATTGGACTATACACTTTCTCAGATCAG GAGTATGCAGAATTCCACAGGATTTTCGGCTAATCAAAGGG CACGTACAAGAAGTGGAATTGTAGaaatgaaaagacagagaaTGCTTCAGCAATCAGCTCCTCTAAACTCAGGATTGTTGTCTGTAGCCCATCAGTCAGGGCAACCGAGTTCCTCCTCCATTGTATCTACTCAAGTTTTGCATAGGCCAGCAATAAATCAGAATATATCACAGACAAGGTTGAATACCTTGTTTGTGCACCAGTCgcaaacacaggaaaataagaTCAACA caGGAGACTTCATACACATTCAGGTTCCAGGAACACAAGAACGAAAGCTTCACTCAAACTTGCTATCTCCAGGAAGACGAAAAAG TGAATCTCAGAAGAGAAGAAGCATTGCAGCATCTGCACCTCTTTCAACAAGTAGAAGTTCCCAAGAGACTGATGAAATAAtagtagaaaaagaaagtgagcCACTTCAAGAATTCATAGATGGTAACTTCCCA CAACTGGTTATTGAAAATGCCAGAGAGAAAATCCTGAGCAACAAATCTCTTCAGGAAAAGCTTGCTGAGAACATTAACAAAATCCTGGGCAG TGATGGCAATATCACACAGGCCCCTAAACAGGCAGACAGTGGCCCCACAGAACAGGAGACTTCGATTGATGAAATCCTTGGGCTTCAG GGTGAAATTCATATGTCAGAAGAAGCTATACAGGACATTCTAGAACAGACAGAATCAGATCCAGCTTTTCAGGCACTCTTTGACTTGTTTGATTATG gaAAGAACAAGGTAAACAAGAATTTACCTGCTGGTATTTCTGGTcagaatggagaagaaaatacaatccTGGTGGATGAAAATAACCTGGAAACACTTGAAAGTTCTTTAGGAACAGAAGAAACGA GTGATAATTCTAGAGAATCTCTATCCTGTAAAGATTTTCATTTAGAAGCATCATGTGCCTTGAAGAATAGCATTAATAGCATTAATGATGGtgataagaaaaatacagcCAATGAACAGTTGCACGGAAATTGTAGACCAAAAAAGCAGACTGAAATGCTTAAAACAGTTACCACTGATCAAATTGGAGAGCTTGAAATCACTTTTGATTCTGTGCCTGGTTTGACTGAATCTACAAACAGACAGAGTTCTGACAGTGAGCGTAATGAACACCGTGGAGGTACTTATGGTGATAAAGAGCCAGCTGCATTAGCATCTGAAAGTGAGAGAGCTGTGGAATCTGGAAAAGATACGCTAAGTCATAACGCTCAGAGTAGTCCTGGTCTGGAATATGTTCATTCTGGTAGTTCACAGATTTCTTTGGTTTCCCTGGCAAATGGTACTACAGCTGGTGAAAACAGAACACACTCTGGAAGTAAATGTCACTTATCGCCAGATCCATCACTATCTGAAAAAACACATATTAAAAGCCTTTCTGATGGGAGCCCTGGCCGCAGCGTGTtgctaaggaaaaataattcaccGGTTTCTAGCCAGTCAGTAGATTCAGGAAAAGAACAGGCCGTTACGAGTGATACGACGACGTTACCTGGTATTTTACAGCAGAGTTCTAGCCACCATGCCAACTGTCAGGATCGGGATAAACAGTCAGATTGTGCTGTTAGATCTGCTGCGAAAATTTCAGATCATGACAAAACAGATTTGCAGCTTGAAGTTACTGATACTTCTAACAAACCTTATTCAAATGATCAGCGTACACTCAATAAGCCTTGTAAGAAAGATTTGAACCTCCCTTCAGGTCTGTCGAACTCAGAGGGAACAGAAGTGGAAATGCAAGAACCTTCATCTTCTACAAAAGTAGATActgataatatatttttctcttctggtgATGATGCATGTACAGAAATTTCTGTAGTATCCACTGAAAATAACCTTACTACGTCTGATATATGCCATTCAGCTCTCCCGGAAACCGCATCCTCAACAGATGAGTCTGGCACTGAGGCCAAAAATATTGGTGGTGTATCTTCTAGTAGTCAGCCAATGGATGTTGATTCTTCAAATATAATGTCCCTCAAAATCATAATCAGTGATGATCCATTTATTTCATCAGATACTGAGTTAAATAATGCTGTTTCCAGCATCACAGGAGAAAATTTGCCAACTATAATACTGTCTTCTCCAGCCAAATCCCCGACCAAAAATACAGGCCTGTCCAAATGTCTGAGTTcagaagatactgaaaaaaatctggattcAGCGTTGGCAGAGCAGAATCTCCTTGTGCTTAGACCAAAGGAGCCTGTTGTCAGCTCAGTTAACACTCAGAATGAAGACTGCactgtgttttctgttgctgGTGCAACTAATCTTTCCAAGGAGGGGGGATTTATACAGTTGATGCCAGCAACAAGCACAGCTTTTGGCAATTCGAATAACCTCTACATAGCTACCTGCATGACAGATCCAACTACTTTGGGCACAGCTGTAACTCCGTCGAATGTGGTTGTGTTGCCTGGCAATTCTATGCCGCTTGCTGCCCAAGCTCCAGCAGTACAACAGTTACGGACTCCTCCTAGATCCAGCAATACATTTGCAGCAAGCCAAACTGTCTCTCCAAACTTCCCACAAG gttcCGCTATTATAATAGCATCTCCAGTGCAACCTGTCTTGCAAGGAATGGTGGGAATGATCCCGCTCTCAGTAGTGGGACAGAATGGAAATACTTTCTCAGCACCTGCTCGCCAG GTTCTACATATGCCTGTAGCAAATCCGGTGTGTAACAGAAGTGTTCCTAAACTACCCATTCCTCCCAAATCTCAGAAGATCCCCGGACCAAGAAACAAGACTAATACAG GAAAATTGGTAACAAGTGCAGCTGAGCCTTTGAGCCATCCAAATTCTCGTACGCAAAG GACTGGAAATTCAGACAAGCTTACCAGCGCAGAActgggaaggaaagcagaggagaatTTGGTTGTTGTACCGGCAGAGAACATGAGCTCAAATTCAAGACAAAGTGAAAGTCACAGGAGAGTGCTTTGCTTTGATAATGTCCTACCCACTCCAGGAGGAAATACTCAAATGCAGACTCCTAAGAATTTACcccaaaaagaaaggaatgaaaatactttatttgctGTTGACTCTGCATCATCTTCTGCTAAAGCACAGgtaacaaaaagagaaaaagataaaacattgCCTAGAATTCTATGTAAGCCAGAAGTTGGTAGCAACAGAAGTGTAGCTGCAAAGGAGCCGCAGCCTGAGCGGAAGGTGGTAACTGCAGCGCTTCCATTGGATCCCTTCCACAAGACTACGGCGAATAAAGAGAATGAGTTACGAAGAGATAgtgatgaaaaacagaagagccaGGACACCGCCAAACTCTCAAATGGCCAACAAAGCGTTAGCTTGTGGAATGAAAAGGCAGCTTCAGTGCAAGAGCTGAACAAAAAGCAAGGGTCATTGTCAAACGGGAACAGCAAATCCGCAGCGTCTGTTTCCTTGTCCTCAAAGGAGCCAAAACGAGAAGCAGCTAAAGTTTCCAACCAAGGCCTTTGCTTGGCAAGTCCTTTCACTAAACAATGTGTAGAAATGTTGCAAGACATTCAGTGGCATAGCCCTACTGGTAAAACAGTTGAAAATGGAGAATTACCTGTACCGCGTACACCGTCTGGAGTTGGGGACAGGCACACAGACGACACCACGGATAGCGTGCGGACACCCACCTGTCGGCGTTTTAATGAGGAGAGCACAACACCTAGAATAATGGTCCCTCCTGCTACTCCAGACTTACCGGCCTGCAGCCCAGCTAGTGAAACAGGTAGTGAAAATAGTGTCAGTATGGCTGCTCACACGCTGATGATACTATCCCGGGCTGCTATCGCACGGACTAGCACTGCAACTCCGCTGAAGGACAATACTCAGCAGTTCAGATCTTTAAGGAGCACAGTAAAGAAGAGGAAGCTAGATGACTTGAATGAAGGCGAGAGAAATTCTCgctctgcaaacagaaaagaccTTCAAAGTTCTCCAACGCCatcaaagaagaagaaaataaag aaaaagaagctaCCGAATTCTTTTCCGGCAGGAATGGATGTGGACAAGTTCTTGTTATCTCTGCATTATGATGAATAA
- the LOC134135633 gene encoding protein NPAT isoform X2, whose translation MLLPSDVARLVLGYLQQEKLLATCREFILESSDLKEYAEHCTEDGFIPACLLSLCGKNLTTILNEYVAMKTKETTNEVPAMMSSLWKKLDYTLSQIRSMQNSTGFSANQRARTRSGIVEMKRQRMLQQSAPLNSGLLSVAHQSGQPSSSSIVSTQVLHRPAINQNISQTRLNTLFVHQSQTQENKINRDFIHIQVPGTQERKLHSNLLSPGRRKSESQKRRSIAASAPLSTSRSSQETDEIIVEKESEPLQEFIDGNFPQLVIENAREKILSNKSLQEKLAENINKILGSDGNITQAPKQADSGPTEQETSIDEILGLQGEIHMSEEAIQDILEQTESDPAFQALFDLFDYGKNKVNKNLPAGISGQNGEENTILVDENNLETLESSLGTEETSDNSRESLSCKDFHLEASCALKNSINSINDGDKKNTANEQLHGNCRPKKQTEMLKTVTTDQIGELEITFDSVPGLTESTNRQSSDSERNEHRGGTYGDKEPAALASESERAVESGKDTLSHNAQSSPGLEYVHSGSSQISLVSLANGTTAGENRTHSGSKCHLSPDPSLSEKTHIKSLSDGSPGRSVLLRKNNSPVSSQSVDSGKEQAVTSDTTTLPGILQQSSSHHANCQDRDKQSDCAVRSAAKISDHDKTDLQLEVTDTSNKPYSNDQRTLNKPCKKDLNLPSGLSNSEGTEVEMQEPSSSTKVDTDNIFFSSGDDACTEISVVSTENNLTTSDICHSALPETASSTDESGTEAKNIGGVSSSSQPMDVDSSNIMSLKIIISDDPFISSDTELNNAVSSITGENLPTIILSSPAKSPTKNTGLSKCLSSEDTEKNLDSALAEQNLLVLRPKEPVVSSVNTQNEDCTVFSVAGATNLSKEGGFIQLMPATSTAFGNSNNLYIATCMTDPTTLGTAVTPSNVVVLPGNSMPLAAQAPAVQQLRTPPRSSNTFAASQTVSPNFPQGSAIIIASPVQPVLQGMVGMIPLSVVGQNGNTFSAPARQVLHMPVANPVCNRSVPKLPIPPKSQKIPGPRNKTNTGKLVTSAAEPLSHPNSRTQRTGNSDKLTSAELGRKAEENLVVVPAENMSSNSRQSESHRRVLCFDNVLPTPGGNTQMQTPKNLPQKERNENTLFAVDSASSSAKAQVTKREKDKTLPRILCKPEVGSNRSVAAKEPQPERKVVTAALPLDPFHKTTANKENELRRDSDEKQKSQDTAKLSNGQQSVSLWNEKAASVQELNKKQGSLSNGNSKSAASVSLSSKEPKREAAKVSNQGLCLASPFTKQCVEMLQDIQWHSPTGKTVENGELPVPRTPSGVGDRHTDDTTDSVRTPTCRRFNEESTTPRIMVPPATPDLPACSPASETGSENSVSMAAHTLMILSRAAIARTSTATPLKDNTQQFRSLRSTVKKRKLDDLNEGERNSRSANRKDLQSSPTPSKKKKIKKKKLPNSFPAGMDVDKFLLSLHYDE comes from the exons GGTATTTACAACAGGAAAAGCTTTTAGCTACCTGCCgtgaatttattttagaaagctcAGATTTGAAAGAATATGCAGAGCACTGTACAGAGGATGGGTTTATTCCGGCCTGCTTGCTG tcCCTGTGTGGAAAAAACTTGACAACCATTCTTAATGAGTATGTAGCCATGAAAACAAAAG aaacaacaAATGAAGTTCCAGCAATGATGTCATCTCTGTGGAAAAAATTGGACTATACACTTTCTCAGATCAG GAGTATGCAGAATTCCACAGGATTTTCGGCTAATCAAAGGG CACGTACAAGAAGTGGAATTGTAGaaatgaaaagacagagaaTGCTTCAGCAATCAGCTCCTCTAAACTCAGGATTGTTGTCTGTAGCCCATCAGTCAGGGCAACCGAGTTCCTCCTCCATTGTATCTACTCAAGTTTTGCATAGGCCAGCAATAAATCAGAATATATCACAGACAAGGTTGAATACCTTGTTTGTGCACCAGTCgcaaacacaggaaaataagaTCAACA GAGACTTCATACACATTCAGGTTCCAGGAACACAAGAACGAAAGCTTCACTCAAACTTGCTATCTCCAGGAAGACGAAAAAG TGAATCTCAGAAGAGAAGAAGCATTGCAGCATCTGCACCTCTTTCAACAAGTAGAAGTTCCCAAGAGACTGATGAAATAAtagtagaaaaagaaagtgagcCACTTCAAGAATTCATAGATGGTAACTTCCCA CAACTGGTTATTGAAAATGCCAGAGAGAAAATCCTGAGCAACAAATCTCTTCAGGAAAAGCTTGCTGAGAACATTAACAAAATCCTGGGCAG TGATGGCAATATCACACAGGCCCCTAAACAGGCAGACAGTGGCCCCACAGAACAGGAGACTTCGATTGATGAAATCCTTGGGCTTCAG GGTGAAATTCATATGTCAGAAGAAGCTATACAGGACATTCTAGAACAGACAGAATCAGATCCAGCTTTTCAGGCACTCTTTGACTTGTTTGATTATG gaAAGAACAAGGTAAACAAGAATTTACCTGCTGGTATTTCTGGTcagaatggagaagaaaatacaatccTGGTGGATGAAAATAACCTGGAAACACTTGAAAGTTCTTTAGGAACAGAAGAAACGA GTGATAATTCTAGAGAATCTCTATCCTGTAAAGATTTTCATTTAGAAGCATCATGTGCCTTGAAGAATAGCATTAATAGCATTAATGATGGtgataagaaaaatacagcCAATGAACAGTTGCACGGAAATTGTAGACCAAAAAAGCAGACTGAAATGCTTAAAACAGTTACCACTGATCAAATTGGAGAGCTTGAAATCACTTTTGATTCTGTGCCTGGTTTGACTGAATCTACAAACAGACAGAGTTCTGACAGTGAGCGTAATGAACACCGTGGAGGTACTTATGGTGATAAAGAGCCAGCTGCATTAGCATCTGAAAGTGAGAGAGCTGTGGAATCTGGAAAAGATACGCTAAGTCATAACGCTCAGAGTAGTCCTGGTCTGGAATATGTTCATTCTGGTAGTTCACAGATTTCTTTGGTTTCCCTGGCAAATGGTACTACAGCTGGTGAAAACAGAACACACTCTGGAAGTAAATGTCACTTATCGCCAGATCCATCACTATCTGAAAAAACACATATTAAAAGCCTTTCTGATGGGAGCCCTGGCCGCAGCGTGTtgctaaggaaaaataattcaccGGTTTCTAGCCAGTCAGTAGATTCAGGAAAAGAACAGGCCGTTACGAGTGATACGACGACGTTACCTGGTATTTTACAGCAGAGTTCTAGCCACCATGCCAACTGTCAGGATCGGGATAAACAGTCAGATTGTGCTGTTAGATCTGCTGCGAAAATTTCAGATCATGACAAAACAGATTTGCAGCTTGAAGTTACTGATACTTCTAACAAACCTTATTCAAATGATCAGCGTACACTCAATAAGCCTTGTAAGAAAGATTTGAACCTCCCTTCAGGTCTGTCGAACTCAGAGGGAACAGAAGTGGAAATGCAAGAACCTTCATCTTCTACAAAAGTAGATActgataatatatttttctcttctggtgATGATGCATGTACAGAAATTTCTGTAGTATCCACTGAAAATAACCTTACTACGTCTGATATATGCCATTCAGCTCTCCCGGAAACCGCATCCTCAACAGATGAGTCTGGCACTGAGGCCAAAAATATTGGTGGTGTATCTTCTAGTAGTCAGCCAATGGATGTTGATTCTTCAAATATAATGTCCCTCAAAATCATAATCAGTGATGATCCATTTATTTCATCAGATACTGAGTTAAATAATGCTGTTTCCAGCATCACAGGAGAAAATTTGCCAACTATAATACTGTCTTCTCCAGCCAAATCCCCGACCAAAAATACAGGCCTGTCCAAATGTCTGAGTTcagaagatactgaaaaaaatctggattcAGCGTTGGCAGAGCAGAATCTCCTTGTGCTTAGACCAAAGGAGCCTGTTGTCAGCTCAGTTAACACTCAGAATGAAGACTGCactgtgttttctgttgctgGTGCAACTAATCTTTCCAAGGAGGGGGGATTTATACAGTTGATGCCAGCAACAAGCACAGCTTTTGGCAATTCGAATAACCTCTACATAGCTACCTGCATGACAGATCCAACTACTTTGGGCACAGCTGTAACTCCGTCGAATGTGGTTGTGTTGCCTGGCAATTCTATGCCGCTTGCTGCCCAAGCTCCAGCAGTACAACAGTTACGGACTCCTCCTAGATCCAGCAATACATTTGCAGCAAGCCAAACTGTCTCTCCAAACTTCCCACAAG gttcCGCTATTATAATAGCATCTCCAGTGCAACCTGTCTTGCAAGGAATGGTGGGAATGATCCCGCTCTCAGTAGTGGGACAGAATGGAAATACTTTCTCAGCACCTGCTCGCCAG GTTCTACATATGCCTGTAGCAAATCCGGTGTGTAACAGAAGTGTTCCTAAACTACCCATTCCTCCCAAATCTCAGAAGATCCCCGGACCAAGAAACAAGACTAATACAG GAAAATTGGTAACAAGTGCAGCTGAGCCTTTGAGCCATCCAAATTCTCGTACGCAAAG GACTGGAAATTCAGACAAGCTTACCAGCGCAGAActgggaaggaaagcagaggagaatTTGGTTGTTGTACCGGCAGAGAACATGAGCTCAAATTCAAGACAAAGTGAAAGTCACAGGAGAGTGCTTTGCTTTGATAATGTCCTACCCACTCCAGGAGGAAATACTCAAATGCAGACTCCTAAGAATTTACcccaaaaagaaaggaatgaaaatactttatttgctGTTGACTCTGCATCATCTTCTGCTAAAGCACAGgtaacaaaaagagaaaaagataaaacattgCCTAGAATTCTATGTAAGCCAGAAGTTGGTAGCAACAGAAGTGTAGCTGCAAAGGAGCCGCAGCCTGAGCGGAAGGTGGTAACTGCAGCGCTTCCATTGGATCCCTTCCACAAGACTACGGCGAATAAAGAGAATGAGTTACGAAGAGATAgtgatgaaaaacagaagagccaGGACACCGCCAAACTCTCAAATGGCCAACAAAGCGTTAGCTTGTGGAATGAAAAGGCAGCTTCAGTGCAAGAGCTGAACAAAAAGCAAGGGTCATTGTCAAACGGGAACAGCAAATCCGCAGCGTCTGTTTCCTTGTCCTCAAAGGAGCCAAAACGAGAAGCAGCTAAAGTTTCCAACCAAGGCCTTTGCTTGGCAAGTCCTTTCACTAAACAATGTGTAGAAATGTTGCAAGACATTCAGTGGCATAGCCCTACTGGTAAAACAGTTGAAAATGGAGAATTACCTGTACCGCGTACACCGTCTGGAGTTGGGGACAGGCACACAGACGACACCACGGATAGCGTGCGGACACCCACCTGTCGGCGTTTTAATGAGGAGAGCACAACACCTAGAATAATGGTCCCTCCTGCTACTCCAGACTTACCGGCCTGCAGCCCAGCTAGTGAAACAGGTAGTGAAAATAGTGTCAGTATGGCTGCTCACACGCTGATGATACTATCCCGGGCTGCTATCGCACGGACTAGCACTGCAACTCCGCTGAAGGACAATACTCAGCAGTTCAGATCTTTAAGGAGCACAGTAAAGAAGAGGAAGCTAGATGACTTGAATGAAGGCGAGAGAAATTCTCgctctgcaaacagaaaagaccTTCAAAGTTCTCCAACGCCatcaaagaagaagaaaataaag aaaaagaagctaCCGAATTCTTTTCCGGCAGGAATGGATGTGGACAAGTTCTTGTTATCTCTGCATTATGATGAATAA